One genomic window of Motacilla alba alba isolate MOTALB_02 chromosome 3, Motacilla_alba_V1.0_pri, whole genome shotgun sequence includes the following:
- the RRAGD gene encoding ras-related GTP-binding protein D: MSQVPRKLPEGEEGDEEEEEEEEIVGLAGYADGAESFSDGDAESGGDEAFLDFNDPFSTEVKPRILLMGLRRSGKSSIQKVVFHKMSPNETLFLESTNKICREDVSNSSFVNFQIWDFPGQIDFFDPTFDYEMIFRGTGALIFVIDSQDDYMEALARLHLTVTRAYKVNPDINFEIFIHKVDGLSDDHKIETQRDIHQRANDDLADAGLEKIHLSFYLTSIYDHSIFEAFSKVVQKLIPQLPTLENLLNIFISNSGIEKAFLFDVVSKIYIATDSTPVDMQTYELCCDMIDVVIDISCIYGLKDDGTGTPYDKESMAIIKLNNTTVLYLKEVTKFLALVCFVREESFERKGLIDYNFHCFRKAIQEVFEVRMKVVRSRKHQSHLQKNKRPTPNGTPRMPL; the protein is encoded by the exons ATGAGCCAGGTGCCGAGAAAGCTGCCggagggggaagagggggacgaggaggaggaagaggaggaggagatcgTGGGCTTGGCGGGCTACGCCGACGGGGCCGAGTCCTTCTCGGACGGCGACGCGGAGAGCGGCGGCGATGAGGCGT ttttgGATTTCAATGATCCCTTCAGTACTGAAGTTAAGCCAAGAATCCTACTTATGGGATTGAGAAGAAGTGGAAAGTCTTCCATTCAGAAAGTTGTCTTTCACAAAATGTCGCCGAATGAGACTCTCTTCTTGGAGAGCACAAACAAGATCTGCAGAGAGGATGTTTCCAACAGCTCTTTTGTCAACTTTCAAATATGGGATTTTCCTGGGCAAATTGACTTCTTTGACCCTACATTTGATTATGAGATGATTTTCAGAGGCACTGGAGCACTGATATTTGTTATTGATTCTCAG gATGATTATATGGAAGCATTAGCTCGGCTGCATCTTACTGTGACCAGAGCCTATAAAGTGAATCCAGATATCAACTTTGAAATCTTTATCCATAAAGTGGATGGTTTATCTGATGACCATAAGATTGAAACACAGAGGGATATTCACCAGAGGGCAAATGATGACCTTGCAGATGCTGGCTTGGAGAAGATTCACCTCAG cttttatctGACAAGCATATATGATCATTCTATATTTGAAGCATTTAGCAAAGTGGTACAGAAACTGATTCCACAGCTCCCAACACTGGAAAACCTGCTTAACATCTTTATTTCA AATTCTGGGATtgagaaagcatttttatttgatgTAGTCAGTAAGATCTATATTGCAACAGACAGCACTCCAGTGGATATGCAAACTTACGAGCTCTGCTGTGATATGATAGATGTTGTGATTGACATTTCTTGTATATATGG GCTTAAAGATGATGGCACTGGAACTCCTTATGACAAAGAATCAATGGCAATCATAAAACTGAATAATACAACTGTCCTTTATTTAAAAGAGGTGACAAAATTCCTcgctcttgtttgttttgtcagaGAAGAAAGCTTTGAGAGAAAAG GATTAATAGACTACAATTTCCATTGTTTTCGAAAAGCCATACAAGAAGTATTTGAAGTAAGAATGAAAGTAGTAAGATCTCGAAAACATCAAAGCCAcctgcaaaaaaataaaagacccACTCCCAATGGGACACCAAGAATGCCACTGTAA